Proteins found in one candidate division WOR-3 bacterium genomic segment:
- the wecB gene encoding UDP-N-acetylglucosamine 2-epimerase (non-hydrolyzing) — protein MKKNIAIISGTRPNIVKIAPLLKRHTNSFSDIFSVELFHTGQHYDFSMHGAFFEDFSLPPPEHVFEVKDLKVSAQIGTIMVKLERAFEKKRPDLAIVVGDVNSTLAAAITSSKMGITIAHLEAGVRSFDMTMPEEQNRVVVDSLSDILLSPTKTAVENLKNQGKDISSIKYVGNILAEALYFVNGKKSARENFGLMTLHRPFNVDNSKNLESLITALGEKLKFPIIFPAHPRTLKNLSKIKLPPGIKVEQPMAYSEFISALSRCSFVITDSGGIQTEATILKTPCVTLRKNSEWPETVDYGTNVLLEDPSLICYAVETAVEKTKKATHPYLWDKDVSLRIWNEISVYLNIDLID, from the coding sequence ATGAAAAAGAACATAGCGATCATATCTGGAACCAGGCCGAATATAGTGAAAATTGCCCCTTTGTTGAAACGCCACACCAACAGCTTCAGTGATATTTTCAGCGTTGAACTATTCCACACAGGACAGCACTATGATTTCTCAATGCACGGCGCTTTTTTCGAGGACTTTTCTCTTCCTCCTCCTGAACACGTCTTTGAAGTCAAGGACTTGAAAGTTTCTGCTCAGATAGGGACGATAATGGTGAAACTTGAAAGGGCTTTTGAGAAAAAACGTCCAGACCTCGCTATAGTTGTCGGCGACGTCAATTCGACTTTGGCAGCTGCGATAACATCATCGAAAATGGGTATAACCATCGCCCATCTCGAAGCCGGTGTCCGTTCTTTCGACATGACCATGCCGGAAGAACAGAACAGAGTCGTCGTCGACTCCCTGTCAGATATCCTGCTCTCACCAACAAAGACAGCTGTTGAAAACCTCAAAAACCAGGGTAAAGACATAAGCTCGATAAAGTACGTCGGAAACATTCTCGCCGAAGCTCTTTATTTCGTAAATGGAAAAAAGTCAGCAAGAGAAAATTTCGGCTTGATGACCCTCCACAGGCCTTTTAACGTCGACAATTCAAAAAACCTGGAGTCCTTGATAACTGCTTTAGGAGAAAAATTAAAATTCCCGATAATATTTCCGGCTCATCCCAGAACCTTGAAAAATCTTTCAAAAATCAAACTCCCTCCGGGCATAAAAGTCGAACAACCCATGGCCTATTCCGAATTCATCTCTGCCCTTTCCAGATGCTCTTTCGTAATCACCGATTCCGGAGGCATCCAGACAGAAGCGACTATATTAAAGACTCCTTGCGTCACTTTAAGAAAAAACTCCGAGTGGCCTGAGACAGTAGATTACGGGACAAACGTGTTACTCGAAGATCCGTCACTAATATGCTATGCGGTTGAAACAGCTGTTGAAAAAACAAAAAAAGCGACACATCCCTATCTCTGGGACAAAGACGTATCGCTGAGAATCTGGAATGAAATCTCCGTTTATCTAAACATA
- a CDS encoding 16S rRNA (uracil(1498)-N(3))-methyltransferase, which yields MKVVFDEDEYRHLRRIFRIGTFENFFVADGKGHLVKCILESGRREAEILEVIDTFDFTENKISLTVSCSILEKKKFEELVYKSTETGARAIQPFFCSRTQWVLFNEDRLTKIMISALKQSGRIFLPEIKKPLPLASLLSSEKAENREFCYMDMGADNTEPIELGKVKNLFIGPEGGWTEDEKQSFRVAGFQSLSIGYSTMRAETAAAVGTALIVQSQMKSLAP from the coding sequence ATGAAAGTCGTTTTTGACGAAGATGAATACAGGCACTTGAGAAGAATTTTCAGAATAGGTACGTTTGAAAATTTTTTTGTCGCAGACGGGAAGGGTCACCTAGTAAAATGCATTTTGGAAAGCGGAAGAAGGGAAGCTGAAATTCTCGAGGTTATCGACACATTTGATTTTACTGAAAATAAAATCTCTCTGACTGTGTCTTGTTCCATACTCGAAAAGAAGAAATTCGAAGAACTAGTTTATAAATCAACCGAAACCGGAGCGAGGGCGATCCAACCTTTTTTTTGCTCTCGAACCCAGTGGGTGTTATTCAACGAAGACAGACTTACAAAAATAATGATTTCGGCTTTAAAACAATCCGGAAGAATTTTTTTACCGGAAATAAAAAAACCTTTACCCCTCGCTTCTTTGTTATCTTCAGAAAAAGCGGAGAACAGAGAGTTTTGTTACATGGATATGGGAGCGGATAATACAGAGCCAATCGAACTTGGTAAAGTCAAAAATCTTTTTATAGGACCGGAAGGCGGTTGGACGGAAGACGAAAAGCAATCCTTTCGTGTCGCCGGCTTTCAAAGTCTTTCAATTGGCTACTCTACTATGAGAGCTGAAACGGCTGCCGCGGTCGGCACGGCTCTCATCGTCCAATCGCAAATGAAATCATTGGCTCCATAG